One Bombus vancouverensis nearcticus chromosome 7, iyBomVanc1_principal, whole genome shotgun sequence DNA window includes the following coding sequences:
- the Syt7 gene encoding synaptotagmin 7 isoform X1: MERKDVILTAVFGTVGGLAILVVFGMAAWLYLRTKRSKRRDNDLEPQSEHGDSFNDNRHGKPAKRNGLLNLRTPLISTKSFGTTDSPANKPTTSTSGSGAAGTSGSSGLTTSGATAGASGSGSGVGAASGIGNANAGTSGAGANAVSLGGTSSGSAAGTAEPRTPTAGVQNKQLQNVKGDHPSKAFLQSRSMSLVDMYIDNSEPSENVGQIHFSLEYDFQNTTLILRIIQGKDLPAKDLSGTSDPYVRVTLLPDKKHRLETKIKRRTLNPRWNETFYFEGFPIQKLQSRVLHLHVFDYDRFSRDDSIGEMFLPLCQVDFSDKPSFWKALKPPAKDKCGELLCSLCYHPSNSVLTLTLLKARNLKAKDINGKSDPYVKVWLQFGDKRIEKRKTPIFKCTLNPVFNEAFSFNVPWEKIRECSLDVMVMDFDNIGRNELIGRIQLAGKNGSGASETKHWQDMITKPRQTIVQWHRLKPE; encoded by the exons GGAGGTCTAGCGATATTGGTGGTTTTTGGTATGGCAGCGTGGCTTTATCTTCGAACGAAAAGATCGAAACGGCGGGACAATGATCTCGAACCACAGAGCGAACACGGGGATAGTTTCAACGATAACCGACATGGAAAACCAGCTAAGAGAAATGGTCTTTTAAATCTCAGGACACCTTTAATCAGTACAAAATCTTTCGG GACAACCGATAGCCCGGCGAACAAACCAACAACATCGACAAGTGGAAGCGGAGCGGCGGGAACTAGCGGTTCGAGCGGTTTGACGACGAGCGGGGCAACCGCGGGAGCTAGCGGATCGGGGTCTGGCGTAGGAGCCGCGTCTGGTATCGGAAATGCGAACGCAGGAACGAGCGGCGCCGGGGCGAACGCGGTTTCCCTCGGCGGCACTAGTAGCGGGTCGGCCGCTGGAACGGCCGAACCTCGCACTCCCACCGCCGGAGTGCAAAACAAACAGCTGCAAAACGTCAAAGGAGATCATCCGTCG AAAGCGTTTCTGCAGAGCAGATCGATGTCTTTGGTGGACATGTACATCGATAATTCAGAACCCAGCGAGAATGTTGGTCAAATACACTTCAGCTTGGAATATGATTTTCAAAACACTACGCTTATCTTACGTATTATACAG GGTAAAGATTTGCCGGCAAAGGACTTATCCGGGACGTCCGATCCTTACGTCCGCGTAACCCTTCTGCCGGACAAGAAACACCGACTAGAGACGAAGATAAAGAGACGCACGCTAAATCCTCGATGGAACGAAACGTTTTATTTCGAAG GTTTCCCGATTCAAAAATTACAAAGCAGAGTGTTGCATTTACACGTGTTCGACTATGATCGATTTTCCAGGGACGATTCTATCGGAGAAATGTTTCTTCCGCTATGTCAG GTTGACTTTTCGGACAAACCGTCATTTTGGAAAGCCCTGAAACCACCGGCGAAGGATAAGTGCGGCGAATTATTGTGTTCTTTGTGTTATCATCCGAGCAATTCCGTACTCACTTTGACGCTTTTGAAAGCGAGAAACTTGAAAGCAAAAGATATTAACGGAAAATCAG ATCCATATGTAAAAGTATGGTTGCAATTCGGCGACAAGAGGATCGAAAAACGGAAGACACCTATATTTAAATGTACTCTGAATCCAGTATTCAACGAAGCATTTTCTTTTAATGTACCATGGGAAAAGATTCGAGAATGTTCGTTGGACGTAATGGTGATGGACTTCGATAACATCGGTCGAAACGAGTTGATCGGACGGATTCAACTTGCAG GAAAAAACGGCAGTGGAGCGAGCGAAACGAAACACTGGCAAGATATGATTACGAAGCCGCGGCAAACGATCGTACAATGGCATCGACTAAAGCCAGAGTAA
- the Syt7 gene encoding synaptotagmin 7 isoform X5, which produces MWAAVTRSLEILVAFFEYYTTRTTDSPANKPTTSTSGSGAAGTSGSSGLTTSGATAGASGSGSGVGAASGIGNANAGTSGAGANAVSLGGTSSGSAAGTAEPRTPTAGVQNKQLQNVKGDHPSKAFLQSRSMSLVDMYIDNSEPSENVGQIHFSLEYDFQNTTLILRIIQGKDLPAKDLSGTSDPYVRVTLLPDKKHRLETKIKRRTLNPRWNETFYFEGFPIQKLQSRVLHLHVFDYDRFSRDDSIGEMFLPLCQVDFSDKPSFWKALKPPAKDKCGELLCSLCYHPSNSVLTLTLLKARNLKAKDINGKSDPYVKVWLQFGDKRIEKRKTPIFKCTLNPVFNEAFSFNVPWEKIRECSLDVMVMDFDNIGRNELIGRIQLAGKNGSGASETKHWQDMITKPRQTIVQWHRLKPE; this is translated from the exons ATGTGGGCTGCAGTCACGAGGTCGTTGGAAATACTGGTTGCCTTCTTCGAGTATTACACCACCAG GACAACCGATAGCCCGGCGAACAAACCAACAACATCGACAAGTGGAAGCGGAGCGGCGGGAACTAGCGGTTCGAGCGGTTTGACGACGAGCGGGGCAACCGCGGGAGCTAGCGGATCGGGGTCTGGCGTAGGAGCCGCGTCTGGTATCGGAAATGCGAACGCAGGAACGAGCGGCGCCGGGGCGAACGCGGTTTCCCTCGGCGGCACTAGTAGCGGGTCGGCCGCTGGAACGGCCGAACCTCGCACTCCCACCGCCGGAGTGCAAAACAAACAGCTGCAAAACGTCAAAGGAGATCATCCGTCG AAAGCGTTTCTGCAGAGCAGATCGATGTCTTTGGTGGACATGTACATCGATAATTCAGAACCCAGCGAGAATGTTGGTCAAATACACTTCAGCTTGGAATATGATTTTCAAAACACTACGCTTATCTTACGTATTATACAG GGTAAAGATTTGCCGGCAAAGGACTTATCCGGGACGTCCGATCCTTACGTCCGCGTAACCCTTCTGCCGGACAAGAAACACCGACTAGAGACGAAGATAAAGAGACGCACGCTAAATCCTCGATGGAACGAAACGTTTTATTTCGAAG GTTTCCCGATTCAAAAATTACAAAGCAGAGTGTTGCATTTACACGTGTTCGACTATGATCGATTTTCCAGGGACGATTCTATCGGAGAAATGTTTCTTCCGCTATGTCAG GTTGACTTTTCGGACAAACCGTCATTTTGGAAAGCCCTGAAACCACCGGCGAAGGATAAGTGCGGCGAATTATTGTGTTCTTTGTGTTATCATCCGAGCAATTCCGTACTCACTTTGACGCTTTTGAAAGCGAGAAACTTGAAAGCAAAAGATATTAACGGAAAATCAG ATCCATATGTAAAAGTATGGTTGCAATTCGGCGACAAGAGGATCGAAAAACGGAAGACACCTATATTTAAATGTACTCTGAATCCAGTATTCAACGAAGCATTTTCTTTTAATGTACCATGGGAAAAGATTCGAGAATGTTCGTTGGACGTAATGGTGATGGACTTCGATAACATCGGTCGAAACGAGTTGATCGGACGGATTCAACTTGCAG GAAAAAACGGCAGTGGAGCGAGCGAAACGAAACACTGGCAAGATATGATTACGAAGCCGCGGCAAACGATCGTACAATGGCATCGACTAAAGCCAGAGTAA
- the Syt7 gene encoding synaptotagmin 7 isoform X4 produces MWAAVTRSLEILVAFFEYYTTRAQLETTDSPANKPTTSTSGSGAAGTSGSSGLTTSGATAGASGSGSGVGAASGIGNANAGTSGAGANAVSLGGTSSGSAAGTAEPRTPTAGVQNKQLQNVKGDHPSKAFLQSRSMSLVDMYIDNSEPSENVGQIHFSLEYDFQNTTLILRIIQGKDLPAKDLSGTSDPYVRVTLLPDKKHRLETKIKRRTLNPRWNETFYFEGFPIQKLQSRVLHLHVFDYDRFSRDDSIGEMFLPLCQVDFSDKPSFWKALKPPAKDKCGELLCSLCYHPSNSVLTLTLLKARNLKAKDINGKSDPYVKVWLQFGDKRIEKRKTPIFKCTLNPVFNEAFSFNVPWEKIRECSLDVMVMDFDNIGRNELIGRIQLAGKNGSGASETKHWQDMITKPRQTIVQWHRLKPE; encoded by the exons ATGTGGGCTGCAGTCACGAGGTCGTTGGAAATACTGGTTGCCTTCTTCGAGTATTACACCACCAG AGCGCAATTGGA GACAACCGATAGCCCGGCGAACAAACCAACAACATCGACAAGTGGAAGCGGAGCGGCGGGAACTAGCGGTTCGAGCGGTTTGACGACGAGCGGGGCAACCGCGGGAGCTAGCGGATCGGGGTCTGGCGTAGGAGCCGCGTCTGGTATCGGAAATGCGAACGCAGGAACGAGCGGCGCCGGGGCGAACGCGGTTTCCCTCGGCGGCACTAGTAGCGGGTCGGCCGCTGGAACGGCCGAACCTCGCACTCCCACCGCCGGAGTGCAAAACAAACAGCTGCAAAACGTCAAAGGAGATCATCCGTCG AAAGCGTTTCTGCAGAGCAGATCGATGTCTTTGGTGGACATGTACATCGATAATTCAGAACCCAGCGAGAATGTTGGTCAAATACACTTCAGCTTGGAATATGATTTTCAAAACACTACGCTTATCTTACGTATTATACAG GGTAAAGATTTGCCGGCAAAGGACTTATCCGGGACGTCCGATCCTTACGTCCGCGTAACCCTTCTGCCGGACAAGAAACACCGACTAGAGACGAAGATAAAGAGACGCACGCTAAATCCTCGATGGAACGAAACGTTTTATTTCGAAG GTTTCCCGATTCAAAAATTACAAAGCAGAGTGTTGCATTTACACGTGTTCGACTATGATCGATTTTCCAGGGACGATTCTATCGGAGAAATGTTTCTTCCGCTATGTCAG GTTGACTTTTCGGACAAACCGTCATTTTGGAAAGCCCTGAAACCACCGGCGAAGGATAAGTGCGGCGAATTATTGTGTTCTTTGTGTTATCATCCGAGCAATTCCGTACTCACTTTGACGCTTTTGAAAGCGAGAAACTTGAAAGCAAAAGATATTAACGGAAAATCAG ATCCATATGTAAAAGTATGGTTGCAATTCGGCGACAAGAGGATCGAAAAACGGAAGACACCTATATTTAAATGTACTCTGAATCCAGTATTCAACGAAGCATTTTCTTTTAATGTACCATGGGAAAAGATTCGAGAATGTTCGTTGGACGTAATGGTGATGGACTTCGATAACATCGGTCGAAACGAGTTGATCGGACGGATTCAACTTGCAG GAAAAAACGGCAGTGGAGCGAGCGAAACGAAACACTGGCAAGATATGATTACGAAGCCGCGGCAAACGATCGTACAATGGCATCGACTAAAGCCAGAGTAA
- the Syt7 gene encoding synaptotagmin 7 isoform X2, whose protein sequence is MEIAASAMLDGLKNNRISKLALSRFLSQSLAQLETTDSPANKPTTSTSGSGAAGTSGSSGLTTSGATAGASGSGSGVGAASGIGNANAGTSGAGANAVSLGGTSSGSAAGTAEPRTPTAGVQNKQLQNVKGDHPSKAFLQSRSMSLVDMYIDNSEPSENVGQIHFSLEYDFQNTTLILRIIQGKDLPAKDLSGTSDPYVRVTLLPDKKHRLETKIKRRTLNPRWNETFYFEGFPIQKLQSRVLHLHVFDYDRFSRDDSIGEMFLPLCQVDFSDKPSFWKALKPPAKDKCGELLCSLCYHPSNSVLTLTLLKARNLKAKDINGKSDPYVKVWLQFGDKRIEKRKTPIFKCTLNPVFNEAFSFNVPWEKIRECSLDVMVMDFDNIGRNELIGRIQLAGKNGSGASETKHWQDMITKPRQTIVQWHRLKPE, encoded by the exons ATGGAAATCGCAGCCTCTGCAATGTTGGATGGCCTGAAAAACAATCGAATCAGCAAGTTGGCACTGTCGCGGTTCTTGTCGCAGAGTCT AGCGCAATTGGA GACAACCGATAGCCCGGCGAACAAACCAACAACATCGACAAGTGGAAGCGGAGCGGCGGGAACTAGCGGTTCGAGCGGTTTGACGACGAGCGGGGCAACCGCGGGAGCTAGCGGATCGGGGTCTGGCGTAGGAGCCGCGTCTGGTATCGGAAATGCGAACGCAGGAACGAGCGGCGCCGGGGCGAACGCGGTTTCCCTCGGCGGCACTAGTAGCGGGTCGGCCGCTGGAACGGCCGAACCTCGCACTCCCACCGCCGGAGTGCAAAACAAACAGCTGCAAAACGTCAAAGGAGATCATCCGTCG AAAGCGTTTCTGCAGAGCAGATCGATGTCTTTGGTGGACATGTACATCGATAATTCAGAACCCAGCGAGAATGTTGGTCAAATACACTTCAGCTTGGAATATGATTTTCAAAACACTACGCTTATCTTACGTATTATACAG GGTAAAGATTTGCCGGCAAAGGACTTATCCGGGACGTCCGATCCTTACGTCCGCGTAACCCTTCTGCCGGACAAGAAACACCGACTAGAGACGAAGATAAAGAGACGCACGCTAAATCCTCGATGGAACGAAACGTTTTATTTCGAAG GTTTCCCGATTCAAAAATTACAAAGCAGAGTGTTGCATTTACACGTGTTCGACTATGATCGATTTTCCAGGGACGATTCTATCGGAGAAATGTTTCTTCCGCTATGTCAG GTTGACTTTTCGGACAAACCGTCATTTTGGAAAGCCCTGAAACCACCGGCGAAGGATAAGTGCGGCGAATTATTGTGTTCTTTGTGTTATCATCCGAGCAATTCCGTACTCACTTTGACGCTTTTGAAAGCGAGAAACTTGAAAGCAAAAGATATTAACGGAAAATCAG ATCCATATGTAAAAGTATGGTTGCAATTCGGCGACAAGAGGATCGAAAAACGGAAGACACCTATATTTAAATGTACTCTGAATCCAGTATTCAACGAAGCATTTTCTTTTAATGTACCATGGGAAAAGATTCGAGAATGTTCGTTGGACGTAATGGTGATGGACTTCGATAACATCGGTCGAAACGAGTTGATCGGACGGATTCAACTTGCAG GAAAAAACGGCAGTGGAGCGAGCGAAACGAAACACTGGCAAGATATGATTACGAAGCCGCGGCAAACGATCGTACAATGGCATCGACTAAAGCCAGAGTAA
- the Syt7 gene encoding synaptotagmin 7 isoform X3 has translation MEIAASAMLDGLKNNRISKLALSRFLSQSLTTDSPANKPTTSTSGSGAAGTSGSSGLTTSGATAGASGSGSGVGAASGIGNANAGTSGAGANAVSLGGTSSGSAAGTAEPRTPTAGVQNKQLQNVKGDHPSKAFLQSRSMSLVDMYIDNSEPSENVGQIHFSLEYDFQNTTLILRIIQGKDLPAKDLSGTSDPYVRVTLLPDKKHRLETKIKRRTLNPRWNETFYFEGFPIQKLQSRVLHLHVFDYDRFSRDDSIGEMFLPLCQVDFSDKPSFWKALKPPAKDKCGELLCSLCYHPSNSVLTLTLLKARNLKAKDINGKSDPYVKVWLQFGDKRIEKRKTPIFKCTLNPVFNEAFSFNVPWEKIRECSLDVMVMDFDNIGRNELIGRIQLAGKNGSGASETKHWQDMITKPRQTIVQWHRLKPE, from the exons ATGGAAATCGCAGCCTCTGCAATGTTGGATGGCCTGAAAAACAATCGAATCAGCAAGTTGGCACTGTCGCGGTTCTTGTCGCAGAGTCT GACAACCGATAGCCCGGCGAACAAACCAACAACATCGACAAGTGGAAGCGGAGCGGCGGGAACTAGCGGTTCGAGCGGTTTGACGACGAGCGGGGCAACCGCGGGAGCTAGCGGATCGGGGTCTGGCGTAGGAGCCGCGTCTGGTATCGGAAATGCGAACGCAGGAACGAGCGGCGCCGGGGCGAACGCGGTTTCCCTCGGCGGCACTAGTAGCGGGTCGGCCGCTGGAACGGCCGAACCTCGCACTCCCACCGCCGGAGTGCAAAACAAACAGCTGCAAAACGTCAAAGGAGATCATCCGTCG AAAGCGTTTCTGCAGAGCAGATCGATGTCTTTGGTGGACATGTACATCGATAATTCAGAACCCAGCGAGAATGTTGGTCAAATACACTTCAGCTTGGAATATGATTTTCAAAACACTACGCTTATCTTACGTATTATACAG GGTAAAGATTTGCCGGCAAAGGACTTATCCGGGACGTCCGATCCTTACGTCCGCGTAACCCTTCTGCCGGACAAGAAACACCGACTAGAGACGAAGATAAAGAGACGCACGCTAAATCCTCGATGGAACGAAACGTTTTATTTCGAAG GTTTCCCGATTCAAAAATTACAAAGCAGAGTGTTGCATTTACACGTGTTCGACTATGATCGATTTTCCAGGGACGATTCTATCGGAGAAATGTTTCTTCCGCTATGTCAG GTTGACTTTTCGGACAAACCGTCATTTTGGAAAGCCCTGAAACCACCGGCGAAGGATAAGTGCGGCGAATTATTGTGTTCTTTGTGTTATCATCCGAGCAATTCCGTACTCACTTTGACGCTTTTGAAAGCGAGAAACTTGAAAGCAAAAGATATTAACGGAAAATCAG ATCCATATGTAAAAGTATGGTTGCAATTCGGCGACAAGAGGATCGAAAAACGGAAGACACCTATATTTAAATGTACTCTGAATCCAGTATTCAACGAAGCATTTTCTTTTAATGTACCATGGGAAAAGATTCGAGAATGTTCGTTGGACGTAATGGTGATGGACTTCGATAACATCGGTCGAAACGAGTTGATCGGACGGATTCAACTTGCAG GAAAAAACGGCAGTGGAGCGAGCGAAACGAAACACTGGCAAGATATGATTACGAAGCCGCGGCAAACGATCGTACAATGGCATCGACTAAAGCCAGAGTAA